A single Lactuca sativa cultivar Salinas chromosome 8, Lsat_Salinas_v11, whole genome shotgun sequence DNA region contains:
- the LOC111876517 gene encoding S-type anion channel SLAH2, whose translation MEVAQDIGMKKEEAIPSLIRSIDANEIAGFDFALMDSGGNNNEGECSNLHLNHHITPSISISMPPSPMKTHLQTPKRVAFSPDVELDRKSQLPTTNHATRFHSQPIPTGVGFEAAVAAGKSPNLPVRNPRIEKLKDERYNSFKTWSGKLERNLSTLRGKPPTDQPPVNTPRENLPVDRYFDALEGPELDTLRPSEEIILPDDKQWPFLLRYPISSFGICLGVSSQAIMWKNLASTPSTHFLHISPHVNLILWCISVVLFVVVASTYLLKMVLYFEAVRREYYHPIRVNFFFAPWIALLFLASGVPPSVTTNLPHFLWYILMTPIFILELKIYGQWMSGGQRRLSKVANPSNHLSVVGNFVGALLGASMGLKEGPIFFFAVGLAHYTVLFVTLYQRLPTNETLPKELHPVFFLFVAAPSVASMAWAKINGSFDYGSRLAYFIAMFLYFSLAVRVNFFRGFKFSLAWWAYTFPMTGAAIATITYTNEVSNIVTKSLSTTLTVIATLTVFGLLITTILHAFVMRDLFPNDIAIAISDRKPKTVRKWFHRRTGSTEKDIEHYLKFVTSDVEGSVEPTSTEENCTKDVESQVPLP comes from the exons ATGGAAGTCGCTCAAGATATTGGAATGAAGAAAGAGGAAGCAATCCCATCGCTAATCAGATCCATTGATGCTAACGAAATTGCTGGATTTGATTTTGCACTTATG gattcTGGGGGAAATAATAACGAAGGGGAATGCTCGAATCTTCACTTGAACCACCATATAACACCGTCGATTTCAATCAGCATGCCACCATCTCCGATGAAAACCCACCTGCAAACCCCCAAAAGAGTTGCATTCAGTCCCGACGTTGAACTCGACAGAAAGAGTCAGCTACCAACCACTAATCACGCCACCAGATTCCATTCTCAACCCATACCCACCGGCGTCGGTTTTGAAGCAGCTGTAGCCGCCGGAAAATCCCCCAACCTGCCTGTGAGAAACCCCAGAATCGAAAAACTAAAAGACGAAAGATACAACTCGTTCAAAACTTGGTCAGGTAAACTCGAGAGAAATCTCTCCACTTTACGAGGAAAACCACCGACTGATCAGCCGCCGGTGAACACCCCCCGCGAAAATTTGCCCGTTGATCGGTATTTCGATGCATTGGAAGGACCAGAGTTGGATACTCTCAGG CCATCGGAGGAAATAATTCTTCCCGACGACAAACAATGGCCGTTTCTTCTCCGGTATCCGATCTCATCATTCGGTATATGCCTCGGTGTCAGCAGTCAAGCGATCATGTGGAAGAATTTGGCGTCAACGCCTTCCACACATTTCCTTCATATAAGCCCGCATGTGAACTTAATTCTATGGTGCATATCAGTCGTTCTTTTCGTGGTTGTGGCTTCGACTTACCTTCTGAAAATGGTTCTTTACTTCGAAGCTGTTCGTCGGGAATACTACCATCCCATTCGAGTCAATTTCTTCTTCGCTCCATGGATCGCATTACTGTTTTTGGCCTCCGGAGTTCCACCTTCGGTGACCACAAATCTACCACATTTTCTATGGTATATTCTTATGACACCCATTTTCATCCTGGAGCTCAAGATTTATGGGCAATGGATGTCCGGAGGGCAGCGGAGGCTATCCAAGGTGGCGAATCCGTCTAATCATTTATCGGTGGTCGGAAACTTCGTCGGGGCGTTGTTGGGTGCGTCGATGGGTTTAAAAGAAGGTCCGATCTTCTTCTTCGCCGTCGGATTGGCTCACTACACGGTGTTGTTTGTGACTCTGTATCAGAGACTTCCGACCAATGAAACTTTACCAAAAGAGCTTCATCCTGTTTTCTTTCTGTTTGTTGCTGCTCCAAGTGTTGCTTCAATGGCGTGGGCGAAAATCAATGGATCCTTCGATTATGGGTCTCGTCTCGCTTACTTCATCGCCATGTTTCTTTATTTCTCACTG GCAGTTCGAGTGAACTTTTTCAGAGGATTCAAGTTCTCGTTGGCATGGTGGGCATATACTTTTCCGATGACCGGAGCTGCAATTGCAACGATTACATACACAAACGAAGTCTCAAACATAGTCACTAAATCTTTATCGACTACTCTCACAGTAATTGCAACCCTAACAGTCTTCGGCCTACTGATAACCACAATTCTGCATGCTTTTGTGATGAGAGATCTCTTCCCGAATGACATCGCCATTGCCATCAGTGATCGGAAGCCAAAAACTGTTCGGAAATGGTTCCACCGGAGGACCGGCAGCACTGAGAAAGATATTGAACATTACCTTAAATTTGTGACTTCCGATGTCGAGGGTTCTGTGGAACCCACATCCACAGAGGAAAACTGCACCAAAGACGTTGAAAGCCAAGTTCCATTGCCATGA